In a single window of the Necator americanus strain Aroian chromosome X, whole genome shotgun sequence genome:
- a CDS encoding hypothetical protein (NECATOR_CHRX.G21483.T1), producing MIMLKEHRTPQERQEAFELSQNNPDLLFIHAALYPAIYERDVKLFAYPFNSPTFWFLLNIQKNTTPLVIVAQDGDSYDRNTFVTALKLFSERTKILRNESQIEFGAEAHLMHEIAKFVMNAEGHQPGSRREHHVFYMSPDQMERVEKVECTLPYGFEDSHLTLDDAEEIAFQSEYKQPVDLIRQRIKCLPSSCIRQSSSGMIVSRELRSFSGAMVDQYTVPEYRRQGLGQAVEIRLAQEIISVDEIPFKLVPTFLTSILLSSQESPFWSMWSRNTFPVSFVLQTFSKTL from the exons atgatcATGCTTAAAGAACATCGAACCCCACAAGAACGACAGGAAGCGTTCGAGTTAAGCCAGAATAACCCGGATCTTCTGTTTATTCATGCTGCTCTTTATCCGGCTATTTATGAACGAGATGTGAAATTGTTCGCCTATCCATTTAACTCCCCGACATTTTGGTTTCTGTTGAATATCCAGAAGAACACCAC ACCGCTGGTGATTGTAGCTCAAGACGGTGACTCGTACGACAGAAATACTTTCGTGACTGCTTTGAAGCTGTTCAGTGAGAGGACGAAAATCCTAAGGAATGAATCCCAGATAGAATTCGGTGCCGAAGCTCATCTGATGCATGAG ATCGCAAAGTTCGTGATGAATGCGGAAGGCCATCAACCTGGTTCACGCCGCGAACATCACGTATTCTACATGTCTCCCGATCAAATGGAAAGAGTCGAGAAG gtggagtgcaCTTTGCCATACGGTTTTGAGGACTCGCATCTCACGCTGGATGACGCTGAGGAAATTGCTTTTCAGTCGGAATACAAGCAACCGGTTGACTTAATCAG acaaagaataaagtgtctacCCTCGTCATGTATCCGCCAAAGTTCGTCCGGAATGATTGTATCACGCGAACTGCGGTCATTTAGTGGAGCAATGGTCGACCAGTATACAGTACCTGAGTACCGACGACAAGGACTTGGACAAGCAGTTGAAATAAGGCTGGCACAGGAAATTATAAG CGTAGATGAAATACCGTTCAAACTGGTGCCCACATTCCTCACGTCGATATTGCTTTCCTCACAAGAGTCTCCATTCTGGTCGATGTGGTCCCGGAATACATTTCCAGTATCGTTTGTTCTACAAACTTTCAGTAAAACCTTATAG
- a CDS encoding hypothetical protein (NECATOR_CHRX.G21482.T1) yields MDGLADFHHVEFRVSNALQTSFWYCCCFGFSRFAIKEDENSTSIAIRNGRVIFVMKSTRCGSDSENTHHVITHGDAVKDVAFRVDSIDAIEERLFKNAVEILVPKTTVQDEHGAVTILKLQSKSSDVTHTLIEDKEYSGIFLPGFLPMSDYPLCSSLEKIPVQLLDHVVQNYPINTIENVADWYNESMALQRFWSIDDKITTSEFSAMKAWLITNYDQKVQMTLAESVPGRKGRSQIDEFVSYNGGPGIQHIALLVDDIVATVTEMRKRSVEFLHVPSSYYDMLEERLKDSKVELKEDIAKLRELCILMDFDDNGYLLQLFTKPVQDRPTLFIEIIQRRNFNGFGAGNFKALFDAVEREQKLRGTLCAEN; encoded by the exons ATGGATGGACTGGCGGACTTTCATCATGTGGAATTTCGAGTATCGAACGCATTGCAg ACATCATTCTGgtactgttgttgttttggctTCAGTCGATTCGCTATCAAAGAAGATGAGAACAGTACAAGTATAGCAATACGGAATGGAcga GTGATATTCGTCATGAAATCTACCCGTTGTGGTTCTGACTCGGAGAACACACATCACGTCATCACACATGGTGACGCCGTCAAAGATGTGGCATTTCGTGTGGATAGTATTGATGCAATTGAAGAG AGACTATTTAAGAACGCTGTCGAAATTCTTGTGCCAAAAACAACCGTTCAGGATGAGCACGGTGCTGTGACAATACTGAAACTCCAATCAAAA AGCAGTGACGTCACCCATACACTAATCGAGGATAAGGAATATTCTGGAATATTTCTTCCTGGCTTTCTACCAATGAGCGATTATCCGTTGTGTTCTTCTTT agaaaagatTCCTGTACAACTCCTGGATCACGTCGTACAAAATTATCCTATCAATACGATTGAAAATGTTGCAGATTGGTACAATGAAAGCATGGCACTGCAACGATTTTG GTCAATTGACGACAAAATCACTACATCCGAGTTCTCGGCAATGAAAGCATGGTTAATTACTAATTATGATCAAAAAGTTCAAATGACGTTAGCGGAATCTGTTCCAGGAAGAAAAGGGAGGAGTCAAATCGAT GAATTTGTTTCGTATAATGGTGGACCTGGTATCCAGCACATAGCTTTACTTGTGGACGACATCGTTGCCACTGTTACGGAGATGCGTAAAAG ATCTGTAGAGTTCCTACATGTTCCTTCTTCGTATTACGATATGCTCGAAGAACGACTTAAAGACTCGAAGGTTGAGCTGAAGGAGGATATAGCAAAG CTCCGTGAATTATgtattttaatggattttgaCGATAACGGCTATCTTCTACAACTTTTCACGAAACCAGTCCAGGATCGGCCcacattatttattgaaattatCCAAAGGCGTAATTTTAAC GGATTCGGTGCCGGTAATTTCAAAGCGTTGTTCGATGCGGTGGAACGCGAGCAAAAACTTCGAGGAACGTTGTGTGCAGAAAATTGA
- a CDS encoding hypothetical protein (NECATOR_CHRX.G21482.T2) — MCPSDSPARYGGLIRDSEHFTAINIHTRTKIGFTREFQPYNGRIHLTKDALAYGFILIILLRSIDFQGGSKFAMDGLADFHHVEFRVSNALQTSFWYCCCFGFSRFAIKEDENSTSIAIRNGRVIFVMKSTRCGSDSENTHHVITHGDAVKDVAFRVDSIDAIEERLFKNAVEILVPKTTVQDEHGAVTILKLQSKSSDVTHTLIEDKEYSGIFLPGFLPMSDYPLCSSLEKIPVQLLDHVVQNYPINTIENVADWYNESMALQRFWSIDDKITTSEFSAMKAWLITNYDQKVQMTLAESVPGRKGRSQIDEFVSYNGGPGIQHIALLVDDIVATVTEMRKRSVEFLHVPSSYYDMLEERLKDSKVELKEDIAKLRELCILMDFDDNGYLLQLFTKPVQDRPTLFIEIIQRRNFNGFGAGNFKALFDAVEREQKLRGTLCAEN, encoded by the exons ATGTGTCCTAGCGATTCGCCTGCACGATATGGTGGTCTTATCCGTGACAGCGAGCATTTCACAGCTATAAACATCCATACACGAACAAAAATCGGATTCACACGAGAATTTCAGCCATATAATGGCAGAA TCCACCTTACAAAAGATGCTCTTGCGTATGGATTTATCCTGATCATCCTCCTCAGATCTATAGATTTCCAGG GAGGTTCAAAGTTCGCTATGGATGGACTGGCGGACTTTCATCATGTGGAATTTCGAGTATCGAACGCATTGCAg ACATCATTCTGgtactgttgttgttttggctTCAGTCGATTCGCTATCAAAGAAGATGAGAACAGTACAAGTATAGCAATACGGAATGGAcga GTGATATTCGTCATGAAATCTACCCGTTGTGGTTCTGACTCGGAGAACACACATCACGTCATCACACATGGTGACGCCGTCAAAGATGTGGCATTTCGTGTGGATAGTATTGATGCAATTGAAGAG AGACTATTTAAGAACGCTGTCGAAATTCTTGTGCCAAAAACAACCGTTCAGGATGAGCACGGTGCTGTGACAATACTGAAACTCCAATCAAAA AGCAGTGACGTCACCCATACACTAATCGAGGATAAGGAATATTCTGGAATATTTCTTCCTGGCTTTCTACCAATGAGCGATTATCCGTTGTGTTCTTCTTT agaaaagatTCCTGTACAACTCCTGGATCACGTCGTACAAAATTATCCTATCAATACGATTGAAAATGTTGCAGATTGGTACAATGAAAGCATGGCACTGCAACGATTTTG GTCAATTGACGACAAAATCACTACATCCGAGTTCTCGGCAATGAAAGCATGGTTAATTACTAATTATGATCAAAAAGTTCAAATGACGTTAGCGGAATCTGTTCCAGGAAGAAAAGGGAGGAGTCAAATCGAT GAATTTGTTTCGTATAATGGTGGACCTGGTATCCAGCACATAGCTTTACTTGTGGACGACATCGTTGCCACTGTTACGGAGATGCGTAAAAG ATCTGTAGAGTTCCTACATGTTCCTTCTTCGTATTACGATATGCTCGAAGAACGACTTAAAGACTCGAAGGTTGAGCTGAAGGAGGATATAGCAAAG CTCCGTGAATTATgtattttaatggattttgaCGATAACGGCTATCTTCTACAACTTTTCACGAAACCAGTCCAGGATCGGCCcacattatttattgaaattatCCAAAGGCGTAATTTTAAC GGATTCGGTGCCGGTAATTTCAAAGCGTTGTTCGATGCGGTGGAACGCGAGCAAAAACTTCGAGGAACGTTGTGTGCAGAAAATTGA